The Bradyrhizobium ottawaense genome window below encodes:
- a CDS encoding crotonase/enoyl-CoA hydratase family protein: MSEGQIRTEVHGHVLKILIDNAAKKNAFTPVMMEQLSDALTELHNNDAYRVGLICAEGRDFTAGLDMPKFFGPTAEKRNIREGNVDPFGLAKRCRKPVITAVQGIVFTIGIELMLAGDIVVTAADARFCQMESKRGIAPLGGAHFRFLSRAGWGDAMYHLFLCDEFSAERAHAIGLVQEVVPAGEQVERAMALAAIIARNAPLGIQVTKEAAAKYVEGGEAAAIAYIPEIRARVLGSADAKEGIQSFIERRAAIFQGR, encoded by the coding sequence ATGAGCGAGGGACAGATCCGCACCGAGGTGCACGGCCATGTTCTCAAGATCCTCATCGACAATGCCGCGAAGAAGAACGCGTTCACGCCGGTGATGATGGAGCAATTGTCCGATGCGCTGACCGAGTTGCACAATAACGATGCCTACCGCGTCGGCTTGATCTGCGCCGAGGGCAGGGACTTCACCGCAGGTCTCGACATGCCGAAATTCTTCGGGCCCACCGCAGAGAAGCGCAACATCCGGGAAGGCAATGTCGATCCGTTTGGCCTTGCCAAGCGCTGCCGCAAGCCTGTTATCACCGCCGTGCAGGGCATCGTGTTCACCATCGGCATCGAGCTGATGCTCGCCGGCGACATCGTGGTGACCGCCGCGGATGCGCGCTTCTGCCAGATGGAATCCAAGCGCGGCATCGCGCCGCTTGGCGGAGCGCATTTCCGCTTCCTGTCGCGCGCCGGCTGGGGCGACGCGATGTACCATCTGTTCCTGTGCGACGAATTTTCGGCCGAGCGGGCCCACGCGATCGGTCTCGTCCAGGAGGTCGTGCCCGCAGGCGAGCAGGTCGAGCGTGCGATGGCGCTTGCCGCCATCATCGCGCGCAATGCGCCGCTCGGCATCCAGGTCACCAAGGAAGCGGCGGCCAAGTACGTCGAAGGCGGCGAGGCGGCGGCGATCGCCTACATTCCGGAGATCCGTGCCCGCGTGCTCGGCAGCGCGGACGCGAAGGAAGGCATTCAGTCCTTCATCGAGCGTCGTGCCGCCATCTTCCAGGGACGTTGA
- a CDS encoding 2-keto-4-pentenoate hydratase, whose protein sequence is MDLSRQRELARHLAKLRREGRQQSGLEERLVPPDADTAYHVARMVEEELGWDVVGWKIAGMKPGLQRQLRISSPIYGRVFAPLIKSSPASVEHARQCSPIPEVEYQARLGADLPPRAKPYAVGEVGDAVASLHPGIELAECRFVHDAAFPAMPAIMADGSGSGTIVLGEPITDWRNRDIANQDVILNCNGAERRRGSAAEAIDHPLVPLTWLANELSRTGIGLKAGQTISTGTLTGMLRPKAGETYVADFGPLGSVSATYS, encoded by the coding sequence GTGGACCTTTCCCGACAGCGCGAACTCGCCCGTCATCTCGCCAAATTGCGCCGCGAGGGCCGGCAACAAAGCGGCCTCGAAGAACGGCTGGTACCGCCGGATGCAGACACGGCGTACCACGTTGCACGGATGGTGGAAGAGGAATTGGGCTGGGATGTCGTCGGCTGGAAGATCGCCGGCATGAAGCCCGGACTCCAGCGCCAGCTCCGCATCTCTTCGCCGATCTATGGGCGAGTGTTCGCGCCTCTGATCAAGAGCTCGCCCGCCAGCGTCGAGCACGCCAGGCAATGCAGCCCGATACCGGAAGTCGAGTATCAGGCACGTCTCGGCGCCGACCTGCCACCGCGCGCGAAGCCCTATGCGGTGGGTGAGGTCGGCGACGCCGTCGCCTCGTTGCATCCCGGCATCGAGCTAGCGGAGTGCCGCTTCGTTCACGATGCGGCATTTCCCGCAATGCCGGCGATCATGGCGGACGGCTCTGGATCGGGAACGATCGTGCTCGGAGAGCCCATCACCGACTGGCGCAACCGCGACATCGCCAATCAGGACGTCATCCTCAATTGCAATGGCGCCGAGAGGCGCCGCGGCTCCGCTGCAGAGGCGATTGACCATCCGCTGGTGCCGCTGACCTGGCTTGCCAACGAGCTGTCGCGGACAGGCATCGGTCTCAAGGCCGGCCAGACGATCAGCACGGGCACGCTGACTGGCATGCTGCGGCCGAAGGCTGGCGAAACCTACGTTGCCGATTTTGGTCCGCTGGGATCGGTAAGCGCGACCTACAGTTGA
- a CDS encoding TRAP transporter substrate-binding protein: protein MKRRTFLQGGAVAGATTLVAAPAIAQSAPEIKWRLTSSFPKSLDTIYGTAQTFAKYVAEATDNKFQIQTFAAGELVPGLQALDAVSVASVEMAQTPLYFYIGKEPALAYATGAPFGMNHRHQESWWHFGGGADLTNEALKPFKAHAILCGNSGTQMGGWFRKEIKTVDDLKGLKFRIAGMGGHVLARLGIVPQQLAGGDVYSALEKGSIDAAEFVGPYDDEKLGFQKVAKYYYFPGWWEGGAMLHMIVNDEKWASLPKQYQAIVNQAASAAGAWMLEKYDSVNPAALKRLIANGAELKAFPQPVLEACYNATQDHLNELAAKSDLFKRTKDSHDAYMRELLFYTQIAENFYDNYLLSKMRNKS from the coding sequence ATGAAACGCCGTACATTCCTCCAGGGCGGCGCGGTTGCCGGCGCGACGACGCTGGTTGCCGCACCTGCGATCGCGCAGAGCGCGCCGGAGATCAAATGGCGCCTGACGTCGAGCTTCCCGAAGTCGCTCGACACCATCTACGGCACGGCGCAGACCTTCGCGAAATACGTCGCCGAGGCCACCGACAACAAATTTCAGATCCAGACCTTCGCGGCAGGCGAGCTCGTTCCCGGTCTCCAGGCGCTCGATGCCGTCAGCGTCGCGTCCGTCGAGATGGCGCAGACGCCGCTCTATTTCTACATCGGCAAGGAGCCAGCGCTGGCCTATGCCACCGGCGCGCCGTTCGGCATGAACCATCGCCATCAGGAATCGTGGTGGCACTTCGGTGGCGGCGCCGACCTCACCAACGAGGCGCTGAAACCGTTCAAGGCGCACGCCATCCTCTGCGGCAATTCGGGCACCCAGATGGGCGGCTGGTTCCGCAAGGAGATCAAGACCGTCGACGATCTCAAGGGCCTCAAATTCCGCATCGCCGGCATGGGCGGCCATGTGCTGGCACGGCTCGGCATCGTGCCGCAGCAGCTCGCGGGCGGCGACGTCTATTCGGCACTGGAGAAGGGCTCGATCGACGCAGCCGAATTCGTCGGCCCCTATGACGACGAGAAGCTCGGCTTTCAGAAGGTCGCCAAGTACTACTACTTCCCCGGCTGGTGGGAGGGCGGCGCGATGCTGCACATGATCGTCAATGATGAGAAATGGGCATCGCTGCCGAAGCAGTATCAGGCCATCGTCAACCAGGCCGCCTCGGCGGCCGGCGCCTGGATGCTCGAGAAATACGACAGCGTGAATCCGGCGGCGCTGAAGCGGCTGATCGCCAACGGCGCGGAGCTGAAGGCGTTCCCGCAACCGGTGCTGGAGGCCTGCTACAACGCGACCCAGGACCATCTGAACGAGCTCGCTGCCAAGAGCGACCTGTTCAAGCGGACCAAGGACAGCCACGACGCGTATATGAGGGAGCTGCTGTTCTATACGCAGATCGCGGAGAACTTCTACGACAACTATCTGCTCAGCAAGATGCGCAACAAGAGCTGA
- a CDS encoding ABC transporter ATP-binding protein: MSPAPFISLQGVRKVYRSGGAEFLAVSDVTMDVQEGELVSLVGPSGCGKTTVMKILAGLHGADGGTVKIGNAKSPFDPSRDIGMVFQQALLLKWRTILDNVLLPAEIVGLPMKAARERARGLLNLVGLTGFEQKYPQQLSGGMQQRTAIARAFIHDPKLILMDEPFGALDALTREQMNLEMLRIWRESGKTIVFVTHSIQEAVFLSSHCAVLTAGPAKMADYFPIDLPFPRDLPLKTTDAFGAYARRIYAKLGLGAV; encoded by the coding sequence ATGAGCCCAGCCCCCTTCATCAGCCTGCAGGGCGTCCGCAAGGTCTATCGCAGCGGCGGCGCCGAGTTTCTGGCCGTGTCGGACGTCACCATGGACGTGCAGGAAGGCGAGCTGGTCTCGCTGGTCGGCCCGTCGGGCTGCGGCAAGACCACGGTGATGAAGATCCTGGCTGGCCTGCACGGCGCCGACGGCGGCACGGTGAAGATCGGGAACGCCAAGAGCCCGTTCGATCCGAGCCGCGACATCGGCATGGTGTTCCAGCAGGCCTTGCTGCTGAAATGGCGGACGATCCTGGACAACGTGCTGTTGCCGGCCGAGATCGTCGGCCTGCCGATGAAGGCTGCGCGCGAGCGGGCGCGCGGCCTGCTCAACCTGGTCGGGCTCACCGGCTTCGAGCAGAAATATCCGCAGCAGCTGTCCGGGGGCATGCAGCAGCGCACCGCGATCGCGCGCGCCTTCATTCACGACCCAAAGCTGATCCTGATGGACGAGCCGTTCGGCGCGCTGGACGCGCTGACGCGCGAGCAGATGAATCTGGAGATGCTGCGGATCTGGCGGGAGAGCGGCAAGACCATCGTCTTCGTCACGCATTCGATCCAGGAGGCGGTGTTCCTGTCGTCGCATTGCGCGGTGCTGACGGCGGGACCGGCGAAGATGGCCGACTATTTCCCGATCGACCTGCCCTTCCCGCGCGACCTTCCGCTCAAGACGACCGATGCGTTCGGCGCCTATGCAAGGCGCATCTATGCGAAGCTGGGTCTGGGCGCGGTGTGA
- a CDS encoding DUF1810 domain-containing protein translates to MTDPFDLERFVTAQNTVFRDVQGELARGRKQTHWMWFVFPQIAGLGFSAMSQRYAIGSRAEAKAYLAHPVLGPRLVECTRLVLAVDGRTINAILGAPDDAKFRSSMTLFGAVSDEPVFGEALARYFAGERDAATLEILSKLDRQAPR, encoded by the coding sequence ATGACCGATCCTTTCGATCTAGAGCGCTTCGTAACGGCCCAGAACACGGTTTTTCGCGACGTCCAGGGGGAGCTGGCCCGGGGCCGGAAGCAGACTCACTGGATGTGGTTCGTCTTCCCACAAATCGCGGGCCTCGGCTTCAGCGCCATGTCGCAGCGCTACGCCATCGGCTCGCGGGCGGAGGCGAAGGCCTATCTCGCGCACCCCGTCCTCGGTCCGCGCCTGGTCGAATGCACCCGCCTCGTGCTCGCCGTCGACGGGCGAACCATCAACGCCATCCTCGGTGCGCCTGACGATGCCAAATTCCGCTCGTCGATGACGCTGTTCGGCGCGGTCTCCGATGAGCCGGTTTTCGGCGAGGCACTCGCCCGCTATTTCGCCGGCGAGCGCGACGCCGCAACGCTGGAGATCCTGTCGAAGCTGGATCGGCAAGCTCCACGTTGA
- a CDS encoding GNAT family N-acetyltransferase — protein MAVTDVPHIVQLGVDDAIAGLALSTEAHWNQTDEDWRIFLRDGVVFGIRDGMRLVATAALLPYSGNNAWISMVLVSGTHRRRGLATRLVDACLETARQNGLTSWLDATPDGAAVYGPLGFTPTLQLRRLKLLKPARAEAPPSSSATIEALCVRDLRATGFDRTALLSALAQRSGSRIVGANGAIALVRDGRTARHIGPLLGNNAAAALALVDAIVRSETSPLLLDVVASQDAFLEGLTASSWTIERPFQRMRFGPATVTGEEMPFAVAGPEFG, from the coding sequence ATGGCCGTTACTGACGTCCCGCACATCGTCCAGCTCGGTGTTGACGACGCGATCGCGGGGCTGGCGTTGTCGACGGAAGCGCACTGGAACCAGACCGACGAGGACTGGCGCATCTTCCTGCGCGACGGCGTCGTGTTCGGCATTCGCGACGGCATGCGGCTGGTCGCAACCGCAGCACTGCTGCCCTATTCCGGCAACAACGCCTGGATCAGCATGGTGCTGGTATCAGGCACGCATCGCCGCCGTGGCCTTGCCACCCGTCTCGTCGATGCCTGCCTGGAGACGGCGCGTCAGAACGGCCTGACCAGCTGGCTCGACGCCACGCCCGACGGCGCTGCCGTCTACGGACCGCTGGGGTTCACGCCGACCCTGCAATTGCGTCGCCTGAAGCTGTTGAAGCCTGCGCGGGCCGAAGCGCCGCCATCGTCATCCGCGACCATCGAAGCGCTTTGCGTGCGGGACCTGCGGGCCACCGGTTTCGACCGGACTGCGCTCCTCTCCGCCCTCGCACAACGTTCCGGCTCGCGCATCGTCGGCGCCAACGGCGCCATCGCGCTGGTTCGCGACGGCCGGACCGCCCGCCATATCGGCCCGTTGTTGGGCAACAATGCCGCGGCAGCTCTGGCTTTGGTTGACGCGATCGTGCGCTCCGAGACCAGCCCGCTCCTGCTCGACGTCGTCGCGTCGCAAGACGCGTTCCTGGAAGGATTGACCGCCTCCAGCTGGACCATCGAGCGCCCGTTCCAGCGCATGCGGTTCGGTCCCGCCACCGTCACGGGCGAGGAAATGCCATTCGCCGTCGCCGGCCCTGAATTCGGATAG
- a CDS encoding tautomerase family protein, protein MTIITVTAPAGRLSLTQRRRLAESLTDAVLEPEIGQHVAAARMGFQVHFHDLAADCMAIGGQLLSDQHSPRDIITVRIAVMNAAWPAEVRAEVIRNVLARLAEACGMQTPAPTWWVNLEVIDEGSWGSRGGVLSILQLLESGVFTPERIKAIRGAIQPSA, encoded by the coding sequence TTGACCATCATTACCGTGACCGCGCCTGCGGGCCGGCTCAGCCTGACCCAGCGCCGCCGCCTCGCGGAAAGCCTGACCGATGCCGTGCTCGAGCCTGAGATCGGCCAGCACGTGGCGGCCGCGCGAATGGGCTTTCAGGTCCATTTCCACGACTTGGCGGCTGATTGCATGGCGATCGGCGGCCAGCTCCTGTCCGATCAGCACAGCCCGCGCGACATCATCACCGTCAGGATTGCGGTGATGAACGCGGCCTGGCCGGCGGAGGTGCGCGCCGAGGTGATCCGCAACGTGCTCGCGCGGCTCGCGGAGGCCTGCGGCATGCAGACGCCGGCGCCCACCTGGTGGGTCAATCTCGAGGTCATCGACGAGGGAAGCTGGGGATCGCGGGGTGGCGTGCTCTCGATCCTTCAACTGCTCGAATCCGGCGTGTTCACGCCGGAGCGGATCAAGGCGATCCGCGGGGCGATTCAGCCGTCGGCCTGA
- a CDS encoding DUF2778 domain-containing protein: MLSLAAVALALGAAAWVVDIGDTTPLVTAALPPANSPSFEDRFASASGNPPARELGLRTMERSALSAVQLKLRDAKAMLAQKLQGDDWRSTLTDDDRHVVDETRPSQRADAIPMPRSRPTQADFSAQIASSQAYAETNPRVDNRNFFEKFTDKIRLASLTPGDGLFGKAPDLAALGYDSRTAVYDIKAKALYLPSGVALEAHSGMGALMDDPNHVDQRMVGATPPATYDLKPREKLFHGVRALRLTPTDGTSALGRVGLLTHNYMLGPRGDSNGCVSIKDYDRFLKAYDNGEFNRLVVVPSLSGSATASQRASTDS, translated from the coding sequence CTGCTGTCTCTGGCCGCCGTCGCGCTGGCGCTGGGGGCTGCTGCCTGGGTTGTCGATATCGGCGACACGACCCCGCTGGTCACCGCTGCACTGCCGCCGGCCAATAGCCCGTCTTTCGAGGACCGTTTCGCGTCGGCGTCCGGCAATCCGCCCGCCCGCGAGCTTGGCCTGCGGACGATGGAGCGTTCCGCCCTGAGTGCGGTCCAGCTCAAGCTCCGCGATGCCAAGGCGATGCTCGCCCAGAAGCTCCAGGGCGACGATTGGCGCTCGACCCTGACCGATGACGACCGGCACGTGGTTGACGAGACGCGGCCGTCGCAGCGTGCCGACGCCATCCCGATGCCGCGCTCGCGCCCGACGCAGGCGGACTTCTCCGCCCAGATCGCGTCCAGCCAAGCCTATGCCGAGACCAACCCAAGGGTCGACAACCGCAACTTCTTCGAAAAATTCACCGACAAGATCAGGCTGGCCTCGCTGACGCCCGGCGACGGCCTGTTCGGCAAGGCGCCGGATCTGGCCGCCCTCGGCTACGATTCGCGGACGGCGGTCTATGACATTAAGGCCAAGGCGCTTTACCTGCCGAGCGGCGTCGCGCTGGAAGCCCATTCCGGCATGGGCGCGCTGATGGACGACCCCAATCATGTCGACCAGCGCATGGTCGGCGCGACTCCACCCGCAACCTACGACCTGAAGCCGCGCGAAAAGCTGTTCCACGGTGTCCGCGCGCTGCGCCTGACGCCCACCGATGGCACAAGCGCGCTCGGCCGCGTCGGCCTTCTCACCCACAATTACATGCTCGGGCCGCGCGGCGATTCCAACGGCTGCGTCTCGATCAAGGACTATGATCGCTTCCTCAAGGCTTACGACAATGGCGAGTTCAACCGCCTGGTCGTGGTGCCGAGCTTGAGCGGATCTGCGACTGCCTCGCAGCGCGCCAGCACCGACTCCTGA
- a CDS encoding NAD-dependent epimerase/dehydratase family protein — protein MLLTRQTLPKTIPDIAALDELLCRPTQALIDDLAKVEGDIMILGVGGKMGPTLAGLAKAAAPDRRIIGVARFSDAGVKDWLHARGVETINCDLMDEKAIAALPKAPNIIFMAGRKFGAEGDLSLTWAMNAHVPALVAQAFPSSRIVAFSTGCIYPFVAVDGKGSTEDMAPNPPGEYAQSCVGRERMFEYFSHKFATPGRLFRLNYAIDMRYGVLHDIATNVLGGTPIDVSLGHVNFIWQGDASAQALRCLAHCTAPTSPINVSGHEILAVRDLAQRFGARFGRAPVLTGKEEPTAWLTDTSKAVELFGLPVVDTEQLIAWTADWVSRAMPSLGKPTKYEVRDGRY, from the coding sequence ATGCTGCTCACCCGCCAGACGCTGCCGAAGACCATTCCCGATATCGCAGCCCTCGACGAGCTGCTGTGCCGTCCGACGCAAGCGCTGATCGACGACCTCGCCAAGGTCGAGGGCGACATCATGATCCTCGGCGTCGGCGGCAAGATGGGCCCGACGCTGGCCGGGCTGGCCAAAGCGGCCGCGCCCGATCGCCGGATCATCGGCGTGGCCCGCTTCAGCGACGCCGGCGTGAAGGACTGGCTGCACGCGCGCGGCGTCGAAACCATCAATTGCGACCTGATGGACGAGAAGGCAATTGCGGCGCTGCCGAAGGCGCCGAACATCATCTTCATGGCCGGCCGCAAATTCGGCGCCGAGGGCGATCTGTCGCTGACCTGGGCGATGAACGCACACGTGCCCGCCCTGGTCGCCCAGGCCTTCCCGTCCTCGCGCATCGTGGCGTTCTCGACCGGCTGCATCTATCCCTTCGTCGCTGTGGACGGCAAAGGCTCGACCGAGGACATGGCGCCGAACCCGCCCGGCGAATACGCCCAGTCCTGCGTCGGCCGCGAGCGCATGTTCGAGTATTTCTCGCACAAATTCGCAACGCCGGGCCGGCTATTCCGTCTCAACTACGCGATCGACATGCGCTATGGCGTGTTGCACGACATCGCGACGAATGTGCTTGGCGGCACGCCGATCGACGTCAGCCTCGGTCATGTCAACTTCATCTGGCAGGGCGATGCCTCCGCGCAGGCGCTGCGCTGCCTTGCGCACTGCACCGCGCCCACATCGCCGATCAATGTCAGCGGCCACGAGATTTTGGCGGTGCGCGATCTTGCCCAGAGATTCGGCGCAAGGTTCGGCCGCGCGCCGGTGCTGACAGGCAAGGAAGAGCCGACGGCATGGCTGACCGACACGTCGAAGGCGGTCGAGCTGTTCGGCCTTCCGGTCGTCGACACCGAACAGTTGATCGCCTGGACCGCCGATTGGGTCTCGCGCGCCATGCCGAGCCTCGGCAAGCCCACCAAATACGAGGTGCGCGATGGCCGTTACTGA
- a CDS encoding TetR/AcrR family transcriptional regulator: protein MTSTTRDKMIAGAADLMSRRGVNATSMRDVVRHTATPRGSISHHFPDGKRQLIAEAVTFAGREVATPLEKAMRDRGVIDGLRAFVASWRRRLEATGFKAGCPVLAVAVDGYVGEASDKDDEAAQQHLLDLADGVFAEWRQIMRAALLREGLAPERAERLATLVVAAIEGTVAMCRANRSADALDQVQEELETVLDAALARTNG from the coding sequence ATGACCTCCACTACCCGCGACAAGATGATCGCCGGCGCCGCCGATTTGATGAGCCGCCGCGGCGTCAACGCCACCAGCATGCGCGACGTCGTCCGCCATACGGCGACGCCGCGCGGCTCAATCAGTCACCACTTTCCGGACGGTAAGCGGCAGTTGATCGCCGAGGCCGTGACCTTCGCCGGCAGGGAGGTCGCTACTCCTCTGGAGAAAGCCATGCGCGATCGCGGCGTGATCGACGGCCTGCGGGCCTTCGTCGCGTCCTGGCGCCGCCGGCTCGAGGCGACCGGCTTCAAGGCCGGATGTCCGGTGCTCGCGGTCGCCGTCGATGGCTATGTCGGGGAGGCCTCCGACAAGGACGATGAGGCGGCGCAGCAGCATCTGCTCGACCTCGCCGACGGGGTGTTCGCCGAGTGGCGGCAAATCATGCGCGCAGCCTTGCTGCGCGAAGGGCTGGCCCCAGAGCGCGCCGAGCGGCTAGCGACACTCGTCGTCGCCGCGATCGAAGGCACGGTCGCCATGTGCCGCGCCAACCGCAGTGCCGATGCGCTCGATCAGGTTCAAGAGGAACTGGAGACGGTGCTGGACGCCGCCCTCGCCCGCACCAACGGATAG
- a CDS encoding dihydrodipicolinate synthase family protein: MHHSQINSDIRNLITEGTVIPAHPLALTAARQLDKTHQRALTRYYIDAGSGGLAVGVHTTQFAIRDVGLYRPVLELAAETAASWTKRPLAMVAGLAGPTRQAVTEARTARDIGYHAGLLSLAAMKSASEDEIIAHCTTVAAEIPLVGFYLQPAVGGVILSARFWQRFASIDNVIAIKIAPFNRYRTLDVLRGVAAAGALDRVALYTGNDDHILLDLMLPFDLRDNGVTTRTYFKGGLLGHWSVWTASAIKQFERCKAARHKDSVPADLLALDARVTDCNSAFFDVANNFHGCIAGCHEVLRRQGLMQGLWCLDPDEGLSPGQKEEIDRVYRAHADLSDDAFVAANRDKWLA, from the coding sequence ATGCATCACAGCCAGATCAACAGCGACATCCGCAACCTGATCACTGAAGGCACCGTGATACCGGCGCATCCGCTCGCACTCACTGCTGCGCGCCAGCTCGACAAGACGCACCAGCGTGCGCTGACGCGCTATTACATCGACGCCGGCTCAGGCGGCCTAGCGGTCGGCGTGCACACCACGCAGTTCGCGATCCGAGACGTCGGTCTCTACCGTCCGGTGCTCGAGCTCGCCGCCGAGACCGCGGCGAGCTGGACCAAGCGACCGCTGGCGATGGTCGCAGGCCTCGCGGGTCCGACAAGACAGGCGGTTACCGAAGCCCGCACCGCGCGCGACATCGGCTATCATGCCGGCCTCCTCAGCCTCGCCGCGATGAAGAGCGCCTCCGAGGACGAGATCATCGCGCACTGCACGACGGTCGCCGCCGAGATCCCGCTGGTCGGCTTCTATCTTCAGCCGGCCGTCGGCGGCGTCATCCTCTCCGCCCGGTTCTGGCAGCGCTTCGCCTCGATCGACAACGTCATCGCGATCAAGATCGCGCCGTTCAACCGCTATCGCACCCTCGACGTCCTGCGCGGCGTCGCGGCCGCGGGCGCGCTCGACCGCGTCGCGCTCTACACCGGTAATGACGACCACATCCTGCTCGACCTGATGCTTCCGTTCGATCTGCGCGACAACGGCGTCACCACGCGCACCTACTTCAAGGGCGGTCTGCTCGGCCATTGGTCGGTGTGGACGGCGAGCGCGATCAAGCAGTTCGAACGCTGCAAGGCGGCGCGGCACAAGGATAGCGTGCCGGCCGACCTGCTGGCGCTCGATGCCCGCGTCACCGACTGCAACAGCGCCTTCTTCGACGTCGCCAACAATTTCCACGGCTGCATCGCCGGCTGCCATGAAGTGCTGCGGCGCCAGGGCCTGATGCAAGGCCTGTGGTGCCTCGATCCGGACGAGGGCCTCAGCCCGGGTCAGAAAGAGGAGATCGACCGCGTCTATCGCGCGCACGCCGACCTCAGCGACGATGCCTTCGTCGCCGCGAATCGGGACAAGTGGCTGGCATGA